The following coding sequences are from one Methanohalophilus halophilus window:
- a CDS encoding PAS domain S-box protein, translated as MIPHKKSSIDTELFDLWEDNIAIISPDGTIIYTNKSWKQFAQNNDLDPLQCSEGTNYLQICDEATGEYSSESSIAAEGIRDVISGKKSIVKLEYPCHSPDENRWFLLKITPLSKTYPTDVFLQHIDITERKEAELLAKKEQRQLKKAQSIGNMGSWQFNLNTGTITISEESHRIYGLEIGKIYTIKEIQKFPLPEYRSMLDDALEKLVNGEREYDVEFKIKRPSDGCIVDIHSVAEYDSQENTVTGIIQDITEIKKSEAQILKNEQELDAIYQNAPVIMMLVDKERRVRKINDSGAKFAGEYPDELIGMRGGEALRCIHHLDDPKGCGFGPFCDECTVRNTVMDTFATGQSHKMVEATLPFLIEGKKKELTFLLSTSLIHFMKGPMVLVSILDITARKESEDEIKKLTEEYQTVFQGTQDAMFLMEVSDNNTFRYIRNNRAHQISTGFTLAYFRGKTPQELAGKKTGDQLSANYKRCVDSKDTVSYEETLEFPAGTRTWHVTLTPIFQNNEVRYIVGSRQDITERKEAENALIQSEAKFKSYIIQAPDGIFITDINGYYVDVNPAACEMTGYSEDELLGMNLLDILPHDIHEYAISKFEDSKNKGKIDIEIPYLTKEGDRRWWRITAAALSENRVIGFVKDITNQKDTESALSEALTNSQQREKEITELLNSTTAILEIDDFEVVARHIFDACARVIGAKAGYVALLSDTGEENELLFLEDGGMPCSVDPDLPMPVRGLRAEAYETGEVVYENDFMASEWVKYMPEGHMVLPNVLFSPLNVEGKTVGILGFAYKDGDFTEHDAWLAKTFGEYAAIALRNSHNFELLEKSEQRYRSIFETAANLITSVDSNGIIVDCNNQVKQVLGYDKGEIIGHPMSKTIHPDYHDKAFASLKEILESGYSNDKEYKMVKKNGEIIDVLINSSGINKSAEGYERTNCIISDITESKENVRRINYLTSILKSLRNVNQLIVTEQDPINLIQGICDNLTENQGYYNVWISLLDQYQNPIVVRQSGIENGFDLLLSQLRNKGLPYCARKALKENQIFVIDTPSEKCTACLVEDKCKQSIRFVSKFEYANKTYGIISAAVPYKYAYDEEVMSLFKEVVGDISFALYSLELEANRQKAEEALLESKIVAEEANRTKSEFLANMSHELRTPLNSVLGFSQILEKNPSNHLDDNELKYIGNVYRSGKHLLGLINNILDISKVESGNMDYVPENVNFAGIIDDTVVLIEPMANKKEIYLNYNNESGNINLQIDRMKFKEILYNLLSNAIKFTPAKGEVFIKSKIIDDHIQVSVSDTGVGIPEEEYQSIFDPFKQADSSSTRKYGGTGLGLALVKKYVEMHGGDIWIESEVGKGSTFTFTIPLKGDEQE; from the coding sequence TTGATTCCACATAAAAAATCTTCTATTGATACAGAATTGTTTGACCTATGGGAAGATAATATTGCAATAATCTCTCCAGATGGTACGATTATTTACACGAATAAAAGCTGGAAGCAATTTGCTCAAAATAATGATCTGGACCCATTACAATGTAGTGAAGGTACCAATTACCTGCAAATATGTGATGAAGCTACAGGAGAATATTCAAGTGAATCTTCCATTGCAGCAGAAGGTATAAGGGATGTAATATCTGGGAAAAAAAGTATAGTTAAACTTGAATATCCCTGTCACAGTCCTGATGAAAATCGCTGGTTTTTACTAAAAATTACTCCTCTTTCAAAAACGTATCCTACGGATGTTTTTTTACAGCATATAGATATCACTGAGAGGAAAGAAGCTGAATTGCTGGCAAAGAAAGAACAAAGGCAGTTAAAAAAAGCACAATCTATCGGGAATATGGGGAGCTGGCAATTTAATCTCAATACCGGTACAATAACTATTTCCGAAGAATCACACAGAATATATGGACTCGAGATTGGTAAAATTTATACCATCAAAGAAATTCAAAAATTTCCTCTTCCTGAATACAGGTCAATGTTAGATGATGCACTGGAGAAACTTGTAAATGGGGAACGGGAGTACGATGTTGAATTCAAAATAAAAAGGCCCAGTGATGGTTGTATTGTCGATATACATTCTGTTGCAGAGTATGATTCGCAAGAAAATACTGTAACAGGTATTATTCAGGACATAACAGAGATCAAGAAATCTGAAGCACAAATCCTAAAAAATGAACAAGAACTTGATGCGATCTATCAAAACGCTCCCGTTATAATGATGCTGGTGGATAAAGAAAGACGAGTTCGCAAAATAAATGATTCAGGAGCTAAGTTTGCAGGCGAATATCCAGATGAACTTATTGGAATGCGGGGTGGTGAAGCTTTAAGATGTATTCATCATCTTGATGATCCAAAAGGTTGTGGATTCGGACCTTTCTGTGATGAATGTACTGTTCGAAACACAGTAATGGATACTTTTGCTACGGGTCAATCCCATAAAATGGTAGAAGCTACCCTTCCTTTTTTAATAGAAGGTAAAAAGAAAGAATTGACATTTCTCCTTTCGACATCCCTCATTCATTTTATGAAGGGACCAATGGTTCTGGTTAGCATTCTGGATATTACCGCACGTAAAGAAAGTGAAGATGAAATAAAAAAACTCACCGAAGAATATCAAACGGTGTTCCAGGGTACACAGGATGCAATGTTTTTGATGGAGGTAAGCGATAACAATACATTCCGCTATATACGTAACAACCGAGCGCACCAGATTTCCACTGGGTTTACTTTAGCTTATTTCAGAGGCAAAACTCCTCAGGAACTTGCAGGAAAGAAAACAGGTGATCAACTTTCTGCCAATTACAAGCGATGTGTCGATTCAAAAGACACTGTTTCATATGAGGAAACACTGGAGTTTCCAGCAGGTACAAGGACGTGGCATGTCACATTGACACCGATTTTTCAAAACAATGAAGTCCGCTATATTGTAGGTTCAAGGCAAGACATTACTGAACGTAAAGAAGCTGAAAATGCATTAATACAAAGTGAAGCGAAATTCAAGAGTTATATTATACAGGCCCCAGATGGCATTTTTATTACTGATATAAATGGTTATTATGTAGATGTCAACCCTGCTGCCTGCGAAATGACAGGTTATTCAGAGGATGAATTACTTGGAATGAATCTACTGGATATACTGCCTCATGATATCCATGAATATGCAATTAGTAAGTTTGAAGATTCAAAAAATAAAGGAAAAATTGATATTGAAATCCCATATTTGACTAAAGAGGGAGACAGAAGGTGGTGGAGAATTACCGCTGCTGCTTTATCCGAAAACAGGGTAATTGGTTTTGTAAAAGATATAACCAATCAAAAAGATACAGAATCAGCTCTCTCTGAAGCATTAACTAATTCCCAACAGAGAGAAAAAGAAATTACTGAACTTTTGAATTCTACCACTGCTATTCTGGAAATTGACGATTTCGAGGTAGTGGCACGTCATATATTTGATGCATGTGCAAGGGTCATAGGTGCAAAAGCAGGTTATGTGGCCCTATTATCAGATACAGGTGAAGAAAATGAACTCCTGTTTCTGGAAGACGGAGGCATGCCGTGTTCTGTTGATCCTGATTTGCCCATGCCAGTTAGGGGTTTGCGAGCCGAAGCATATGAGACAGGTGAAGTGGTTTATGAGAATGACTTCATGGCAAGTGAATGGGTCAAATATATGCCCGAGGGTCACATGGTTTTGCCAAACGTTCTTTTCTCTCCATTAAATGTAGAGGGCAAAACAGTAGGTATACTGGGATTTGCCTATAAAGACGGTGATTTCACAGAGCATGACGCCTGGCTTGCAAAAACGTTTGGTGAATATGCTGCTATAGCCCTGAGAAACAGCCACAATTTTGAATTATTGGAAAAAAGTGAGCAGCGTTACAGGTCTATCTTTGAGACAGCTGCAAACCTGATAACTTCTGTAGATTCAAATGGTATAATTGTGGATTGTAATAACCAGGTAAAACAGGTCCTTGGTTATGATAAAGGTGAGATAATCGGCCATCCCATGTCAAAAACAATTCATCCTGATTATCACGACAAAGCTTTTGCCTCTCTTAAGGAAATCCTTGAAAGTGGATATTCTAATGATAAAGAGTATAAGATGGTCAAAAAGAACGGTGAAATTATTGATGTACTCATAAATTCGTCAGGCATCAATAAAAGTGCTGAAGGATATGAAAGAACAAACTGTATCATCAGTGATATAACTGAAAGCAAGGAAAATGTAAGAAGAATCAATTATTTGACTTCGATACTTAAATCTTTACGTAATGTAAATCAGCTTATAGTAACAGAACAAGATCCCATAAATTTGATTCAGGGAATCTGTGATAACCTTACTGAAAATCAGGGATACTATAATGTCTGGATAAGTCTTCTGGACCAGTATCAAAATCCTATAGTTGTTAGGCAATCAGGGATTGAAAACGGCTTTGATTTGCTTCTCTCTCAATTAAGAAATAAAGGTTTACCATATTGTGCCCGAAAGGCTTTAAAAGAAAATCAGATTTTTGTGATTGACACACCTTCAGAAAAATGTACTGCTTGTCTTGTGGAAGATAAATGTAAACAATCCATAAGATTTGTATCAAAGTTTGAATACGCCAATAAAACCTATGGTATTATTTCAGCTGCAGTGCCTTACAAATATGCTTATGATGAAGAAGTAATGAGTTTATTTAAAGAGGTTGTTGGAGATATATCATTTGCTTTGTATAGTCTCGAGCTGGAAGCAAATCGGCAAAAGGCAGAAGAAGCATTATTGGAGAGTAAAATTGTGGCTGAAGAGGCCAATCGTACTAAATCAGAATTCCTTGCTAATATGAGTCATGAATTACGTACTCCACTCAATTCGGTTCTTGGTTTTTCCCAGATATTGGAAAAGAATCCATCTAATCATCTGGATGATAATGAATTAAAATATATAGGAAATGTTTATAGAAGTGGGAAGCATTTGTTGGGTTTGATCAATAATATTCTTGATATTTCAAAAGTTGAATCCGGTAATATGGATTATGTACCTGAAAATGTAAATTTTGCAGGAATAATTGATGATACTGTAGTATTGATTGAACCGATGGCAAACAAAAAAGAGATTTATTTAAATTACAATAACGAGTCTGGTAATATAAATCTACAAATAGACAGAATGAAATTCAAGGAAATTCTGTATAATTTGCTGAGCAATGCAATTAAATTCACACCTGCAAAAGGTGAAGTATTCATTAAATCCAAAATTATAGATGACCATATTCAGGTCTCGGTTTCAGATACCGGAGTAGGTATACCGGAAGAAGAGTACCAGAGCATATTTGACCCCTTCAAACAGGCAGATTCTTCTTCAACACGAAAGTATGGCGGAACTGGCCTGGGGCTTGCTCTTGTGAAAAAATATGTGGAAATGCATGGTGGAGATATTTGGATTGAAAGTGAAGTTGGAAAGGGTAGTACCTTTACTTTTACAATCCCTCTAAAAGGAGATGAGCAGGAATAA
- a CDS encoding PAS domain S-box protein, translated as MPNTADETFKESHFGYARHKIILDENGNAVNYLFLDVNAAFEDMTGLKKENIINKTVTEVIPEIVEDDFDWISLYGHVALTGEDISFTHYSLALGQWYQVYTQSSEKGYFVTLFSVLSQSEAKFYEFAERSSEPIYRYDLVPKPGYTYVNKATTQMDGYTPEEHYLDQQLAIKIVHPDDKQMFLDYFEGKIPIDKRIQLRWVHKKGQTIWFEFVNKPVYDSNGNLVALEGIGRDITEMKNAQEREQHIKDVLLAIRNVNQMIVKEHDPSRVIQKACNNLTETLGYYSAWIALVDDEKNVISTAFSYSDFASGFEPLKGQLKEGIFPQCMQQVLEKDEFLIMDNPAEECQECPLSYTYSDRASLCYRLQYASKLYGILSVSLPLKYANLDEIHDLFREVSDDLGFALYKIEMEKKRDQYETHLRLMNRNMNDVIIEADVESRYTYISPSHQRILGRGKELLGKNCMKDLHPDDIDFVASIFRKIVETDEQHHAEYRYLHPNKGYIWLESTATSYVDENGQKRVLINTRDVTERKETEKKFLHFHNLMHYIIEHVNGGVAVHDKELNYIYVSQRYLDIYKLKEKDVIGKHHYDVIPDLPRKWREVHQRVLKGEFLSGDRDPCYKADGSVEWTRWSCIPWYDRDDAIGGLIVYTEMITDQIKNEKKLEETNKQLEDAVLKANEMAVQAEYANKTKSQFLANMSHELRTPLNSVIGFSDILLKETRGELNDSQKKYASNISKGGRHLLDLINDILDLSKIEAGKMELVCEDLYLDSVFSEIEAVISPQVRKKSIDLEISKPLNIEINADKSKIKQAIYNLLSNAIKFTDENGKISMYARKVDRDLVEIAVIDTGIGIQEDKLNQIFDPFMQADVSTSRKYGGTGLGLPLVKEYVEMHGGEIRVESEVGKGSTFTFTIPMEKDEQE; from the coding sequence ATGCCAAATACCGCAGATGAAACCTTTAAAGAATCACATTTTGGCTACGCCCGTCATAAAATCATCCTTGATGAAAACGGCAACGCGGTGAATTACCTGTTTCTGGATGTAAATGCTGCATTTGAGGATATGACCGGCCTGAAAAAAGAAAATATTATTAATAAAACAGTTACCGAAGTAATTCCAGAAATTGTTGAAGATGATTTTGACTGGATTTCACTTTATGGACATGTAGCATTAACAGGAGAAGATATAAGTTTCACTCATTATTCTCTAGCGTTAGGACAATGGTACCAGGTATATACTCAATCATCTGAAAAAGGATATTTTGTCACTCTTTTTTCAGTCCTGTCACAAAGTGAAGCCAAATTTTACGAGTTTGCAGAACGCTCTTCTGAACCAATCTATCGTTATGATCTTGTTCCCAAGCCCGGTTATACCTATGTAAACAAAGCTACAACTCAAATGGACGGATACACACCCGAAGAACATTATCTGGACCAACAACTGGCTATAAAAATAGTCCATCCTGATGATAAACAAATGTTTTTGGATTATTTTGAGGGTAAAATTCCAATAGACAAGCGCATCCAATTGCGTTGGGTCCATAAAAAGGGACAGACGATATGGTTTGAATTTGTGAATAAACCTGTCTATGACAGCAACGGCAACCTTGTTGCACTGGAAGGTATTGGCAGGGATATAACGGAAATGAAAAACGCACAGGAACGTGAACAGCATATCAAAGATGTTCTTCTTGCAATCCGGAATGTCAATCAGATGATTGTAAAAGAACATGATCCGTCCCGAGTCATCCAGAAAGCCTGCAACAATCTGACAGAAACACTGGGCTACTACAGTGCATGGATTGCACTTGTTGATGATGAGAAAAATGTTATATCAACAGCATTTTCTTATTCAGATTTTGCCAGTGGTTTTGAACCTTTGAAAGGACAATTAAAAGAAGGCATATTTCCACAATGTATGCAGCAAGTATTGGAAAAAGACGAATTTTTGATTATGGACAATCCTGCTGAAGAATGTCAGGAGTGTCCTCTTTCCTATACTTATTCCGACCGGGCATCTTTATGTTATCGACTGCAATATGCTTCCAAATTATATGGTATACTATCAGTTTCCCTTCCTCTGAAGTATGCCAACCTGGATGAAATACATGACCTTTTCAGAGAAGTTTCAGATGATCTGGGCTTTGCTCTCTATAAAATAGAAATGGAAAAAAAGAGAGACCAATATGAAACCCATCTGCGTCTGATGAACCGGAATATGAATGATGTTATAATTGAAGCCGACGTCGAAAGTCGCTATACATACATCTCTCCTTCTCATCAACGAATTCTTGGCAGGGGCAAAGAATTACTGGGTAAAAACTGTATGAAGGACCTGCATCCTGATGATATTGATTTTGTTGCAAGCATATTTAGAAAAATCGTTGAAACCGATGAGCAACATCATGCAGAATATAGGTATCTGCATCCTAATAAAGGATATATCTGGCTGGAATCCACTGCCACTTCTTATGTTGATGAAAATGGTCAAAAACGGGTACTGATCAATACCCGTGATGTTACTGAGCGTAAAGAAACTGAAAAAAAGTTTCTCCATTTCCACAATTTAATGCATTATATTATAGAGCATGTCAACGGTGGTGTGGCTGTGCATGATAAAGAATTGAATTATATTTATGTCAGTCAACGCTACCTTGATATTTACAAATTAAAAGAAAAAGATGTTATTGGTAAACATCATTATGATGTAATTCCGGATTTGCCCCGAAAATGGAGGGAAGTACATCAACGAGTATTAAAGGGTGAGTTTCTTAGTGGTGATCGAGATCCTTGCTATAAGGCAGATGGGAGTGTGGAATGGACACGCTGGTCGTGCATTCCTTGGTATGACAGAGATGATGCGATTGGTGGATTGATAGTTTATACTGAAATGATCACCGATCAAATAAAGAATGAGAAAAAACTGGAAGAAACTAATAAACAATTAGAAGATGCTGTTCTAAAAGCCAATGAAATGGCGGTTCAGGCCGAATATGCCAATAAAACCAAAAGTCAGTTTCTGGCCAACATGAGTCACGAGCTACGCACGCCTTTAAATTCAGTAATCGGATTTTCCGACATCTTGCTGAAAGAAACAAGGGGAGAACTCAATGATTCTCAGAAAAAATATGCATCAAATATATCCAAAGGTGGTAGACACCTGCTTGACCTTATAAATGATATTCTGGATCTTTCGAAGATAGAAGCCGGTAAAATGGAACTTGTTTGTGAAGATTTATATCTGGATTCTGTCTTTTCTGAGATCGAAGCCGTCATATCACCACAGGTACGAAAAAAATCCATTGACCTTGAAATAAGCAAACCCCTTAATATAGAAATCAATGCCGATAAAAGTAAGATTAAACAAGCCATTTACAATCTATTAAGCAACGCGATTAAATTCACTGATGAAAATGGCAAAATATCCATGTATGCCAGAAAGGTTGATAGAGATTTGGTGGAAATAGCGGTTATAGATACGGGGATTGGTATTCAGGAAGATAAATTAAACCAGATCTTTGATCCCTTCATGCAGGCGGATGTTTCCACATCCCGCAAGTACGGAGGAACCGGGCTGGGACTTCCCCTTGTCAAGGAATATGTGGAAATGCATGGCGGGGAGATTCGGGTTGAAAGTGAGGTAGGTAAAGGCAGTACTTTTACGTTCACGATACCAATGGAAAAAGATGAGCAGGAATAA
- a CDS encoding VPXXXP-CTERM sorting domain-containing protein has translation MYQTAVKKIGMFATLFLIFIVAMVGITSAQSWNESDFSAQEFGVDLTLESDGDNMKWTVNLSEIDGHWSTGAQIVINNSSQTFMLGRSPAEGIVYKEYNGGWSAPSGLPDGMNVIGEVNATHYEITVDKDLLGGEGETFCWAANVEATWPEHSSSEQQNFPDDWARWSNPDTNMTCTVIPEETPEQPVPHPQPNFDVPTATPLLTVGILGIALVLFFRREDE, from the coding sequence GTGTATCAAACAGCAGTAAAAAAAATAGGTATGTTTGCAACTTTATTTCTGATATTTATAGTTGCAATGGTTGGAATAACTTCAGCACAAAGCTGGAATGAAAGTGATTTTTCAGCACAGGAATTTGGTGTTGACCTGACACTTGAAAGTGATGGGGATAATATGAAATGGACTGTGAACCTCAGTGAAATTGATGGACACTGGTCAACAGGAGCCCAGATTGTGATAAACAACAGTTCACAGACTTTCATGCTTGGACGCAGTCCTGCTGAAGGTATCGTATACAAGGAATACAACGGAGGATGGTCAGCTCCATCTGGGTTACCTGATGGTATGAATGTTATTGGAGAAGTAAATGCAACACATTACGAAATAACAGTTGACAAGGATTTATTGGGTGGTGAAGGTGAAACTTTTTGCTGGGCTGCTAACGTAGAAGCAACTTGGCCCGAGCATTCAAGCAGTGAACAGCAAAATTTCCCTGATGACTGGGCTAGATGGTCAAACCCAGATACCAATATGACATGCACTGTTATACCAGAAGAAACACCAGAGCAACCGGTTCCACACCCACAGCCTAACTTTGACGTACCTACTGCAACACCGTTGTTGACCGTCGGTATTCTGGGTATTGCACTAGTGTTGTTTTTCAGAAGAGAAGATGAATAA
- a CDS encoding NosD domain-containing protein, with amino-acid sequence MGVEKYLAIATLLFVILSGIGTAATLNVGGGGSGNYTTIQAAINAANDTDTIIVYSGTYNENVDVNKSVTIISESGNPDDTKVQAAFTDDHVFNVTRDNVTISGFNITGATNYKIGIYLDEVRNNNISDNEVSSNYDGINLYYSNNNTLINNTASNNDEYGIEVYGSSNNTLINNNAFYNNYYGIYIYYSNNNMLNNNTASYTDYDGILLDQSNNNMLINNKAFNNYYIGIDLYGSSNNTLINNNASNNKEYGIELYESNNNTLDGNIASYNNDYDGIALYYSSNNILTNNSVSNNSYSGIYLYNSCNNKLNYNTVFNSGDDGIELYEQSNNNILDNNNVFDNTYGIFIDYFCNNNILTNNNVSNNINHGIEVYYSNNNILKGNVICNNNKSGIQFSYSDNNTIFNNFFNNTNNIGIDASSTNYIWNVTKMSGPNIVNGPNIGGNYWAHPNGTGHSQTCNDTNLDGFCDSQFDIDANNTDYLPLTLVEQETGPVIHPQPNFDVPTANPLLIIGMLGFAVVLLLRREED; translated from the coding sequence ATGGGAGTGGAAAAATATCTTGCAATAGCAACATTATTGTTTGTAATTTTATCAGGAATAGGAACAGCAGCTACACTCAATGTTGGTGGCGGTGGATCTGGCAACTACACCACGATACAGGCAGCTATAAACGCTGCGAACGATACGGATACGATTATTGTCTATTCGGGTACATATAACGAGAATGTGGACGTTAACAAATCAGTAACCATAATATCAGAATCCGGGAATCCTGATGATACCAAAGTTCAGGCTGCTTTTACGGACGACCACGTATTTAACGTGACCAGAGATAACGTGACAATCAGTGGTTTCAATATAACAGGTGCTACAAACTATAAAATTGGAATATATCTTGATGAAGTCCGGAATAACAATATTAGTGATAATGAAGTATCGAGCAACTATGACGGCATCAATCTTTATTATTCCAATAATAACACACTGATCAACAATACTGCATCAAACAACGATGAGTATGGCATTGAAGTTTATGGATCCAGCAATAACACACTGATAAACAACAACGCATTTTACAACAATTATTATGGAATCTACATTTATTATTCCAACAATAATATGCTAAATAATAACACTGCATCTTACACCGATTATGATGGTATCTTACTCGATCAATCCAACAACAATATGCTGATCAACAACAAAGCATTTAACAACTACTATATTGGCATCGATCTTTATGGATCCAGCAATAACACACTGATCAATAACAATGCATCGAACAACAAGGAGTATGGCATTGAACTCTATGAATCCAACAATAATACGCTAGATGGTAATATTGCATCATACAACAACGATTATGACGGAATCGCCCTTTATTATTCTAGCAATAACATCCTGACTAACAACAGTGTGTCAAACAACAGCTATAGTGGCATCTATCTTTATAATTCCTGCAATAACAAACTGAATTACAATACTGTGTTCAATAGTGGTGATGACGGTATTGAACTGTATGAACAATCCAACAACAATATACTGGATAACAATAATGTATTTGACAACACTTATGGTATCTTTATTGATTATTTCTGTAACAATAACATACTGACTAATAATAATGTGTCAAATAATATCAATCACGGTATAGAAGTATATTATTCTAACAATAATATATTGAAAGGTAATGTTATCTGTAATAACAATAAATCTGGCATTCAATTTTCATATAGCGATAACAATACAATATTTAATAATTTCTTCAACAATACGAACAATATTGGAATAGATGCCAGTAGCACAAATTACATCTGGAATGTAACCAAAATGTCTGGTCCAAACATCGTAAACGGCCCTAATATAGGTGGTAACTATTGGGCACACCCCAATGGCACAGGACATAGCCAAACTTGCAATGATACAAATTTAGATGGATTCTGTGATTCTCAATTTGACATAGATGCAAATAATACAGATTACCTGCCATTGACATTGGTAGAACAAGAAACGGGGCCCGTAATTCATCCACAACCCAATTTCGATGTGCCGACAGCAAATCCCTTGTTAATTATTGGAATGCTGGGTTTTGCTGTTGTATTGTTGCTGAGGAGAGAAGAGGATTAA
- the cas1 gene encoding CRISPR-associated endonuclease Cas1 has product MSRKNLTQRYPGIKFDFSEDAEKLNKAGTIRGLMGVEGGVAWKYWNEFAKSIPADYDFCARSDQYRRPIAAGDKVNVMLNYGYSLLEAECLRAINSVGLDPHVGFLHEMSSSKNSLAYDLQEPFRFIVDLAVFSLVEKGAMEKQDFIRTETYALRLKPAGARKVTEEVNQWLNKRAQYRNKQHTWSAILLLKTRELAQHLVGKCKTVDFMSPVYEIEIQDNMEIRQLILDISYVEWKKLGFSKGTLHYMKQNAKSEKPFTLNAHVRERLNQWD; this is encoded by the coding sequence TTGAGCAGAAAAAATTTAACCCAGAGATATCCTGGGATTAAGTTTGATTTTTCGGAAGATGCTGAGAAACTAAACAAGGCAGGTACAATTAGAGGTCTAATGGGGGTTGAGGGTGGAGTTGCCTGGAAATACTGGAACGAATTTGCAAAATCCATACCAGCAGATTATGATTTTTGTGCCAGATCGGACCAATACAGAAGACCTATTGCAGCAGGTGATAAGGTCAATGTCATGCTCAACTATGGCTATTCTCTGCTTGAGGCGGAATGTCTGAGGGCCATAAACTCGGTTGGCCTAGATCCTCATGTTGGGTTTCTGCATGAGATGAGTTCGAGCAAAAACAGTCTTGCTTATGATTTACAGGAACCGTTCAGGTTTATTGTTGATCTGGCTGTGTTTTCACTGGTTGAGAAAGGAGCAATGGAAAAACAGGATTTCATCCGAACAGAAACTTATGCGCTAAGGCTTAAGCCTGCAGGGGCTCGGAAGGTCACTGAGGAAGTTAATCAATGGCTGAATAAACGTGCTCAATACAGGAATAAACAGCATACATGGAGTGCTATATTGCTTCTGAAGACAAGAGAACTGGCTCAACACCTTGTTGGCAAATGCAAAACCGTTGATTTCATGTCTCCTGTATATGAGATTGAAATACAGGATAATATGGAAATCAGGCAGTTGATTCTTGATATTTCCTATGTTGAGTGGAAAAAATTGGGGTTCTCAAAGGGTACTTTGCATTATATGAAACAGAATGCCAAATCTGAAAAACCGTTTACTTTGAATGCTCATGTTAGGGAGAGACTCAATCAGTGGGATTAA
- a CDS encoding HepT-like ribonuclease domain-containing protein, whose amino-acid sequence MRMHEVFFMREYRLFLTDIVEAIDEIEDFTSGMDFTEFINDRKTQKAVVKNIEIIGEAAKNLPDEIKASYPDIPWRVIVGMRDRLAHGYFGIDYVIVWDVVGNRLIGLRDSIQTILVEID is encoded by the coding sequence ATGCGCATGCATGAGGTGTTTTTCATGCGTGAGTACAGGTTGTTTTTAACTGACATCGTTGAAGCGATTGATGAGATTGAAGATTTCACTTCAGGGATGGACTTCACTGAATTTATCAACGATAGGAAAACCCAGAAGGCAGTTGTGAAGAATATTGAAATCATTGGTGAAGCCGCTAAGAATTTGCCTGATGAGATAAAGGCAAGTTATCCTGACATTCCTTGGCGGGTGATTGTCGGTATGCGGGACCGCTTAGCTCATGGTTATTTCGGAATCGATTATGTGATTGTGTGGGATGTTGTTGGCAATCGTCTGATTGGTTTAAGGGATTCCATCCAGACAATTCTAGTTGAGATAGATTGA
- a CDS encoding nucleotidyltransferase family protein: protein MIKRDIILGRLDELLPELKKNYKVKEIGLFGSVVRNEYKTDSDIDFLVEFEKGADLFDLAALGIFLEDEFESKVDIISKRAVRDELKSRIFSEVVYAHA, encoded by the coding sequence ATGATCAAAAGGGATATTATTCTGGGAAGACTGGATGAGCTGCTTCCGGAATTGAAAAAGAACTATAAGGTAAAGGAAATAGGCCTTTTTGGGTCGGTGGTGAGGAATGAATACAAAACCGACAGCGATATTGACTTCCTTGTTGAGTTTGAGAAAGGTGCGGATCTTTTTGATCTCGCAGCTCTTGGAATTTTTCTTGAAGACGAGTTCGAGTCAAAGGTAGATATCATCTCGAAACGTGCCGTTAGGGATGAATTGAAAAGCAGGATTTTTTCAGAAGTAGTTTATGCGCATGCATGA